In Limnohabitans sp. TEGF004, the genomic window TCGGCTTTAAGCCTTTTTCAAACTCGTGCGAAACCGCGTGAATTTGACGTCGAATCAAATTGCGTGTGACAGCGCGCTTGGCCCATCGCTTGGGTGTGAGCGCGCCCATCATCAAGACACCATCGACAAACAGGGTCGGGGTTTCTTCAAACCCAGACCCTGTAGAGGCTTTGGCAGGCGGTTGCCACTGGTGCAACACAAAATGCGGCGTACGTGCCACAGAACCTGCCGACATGACGGCCTGAAATTCTGACCACTGTTTCAGACGTTCCACGGCGCTTGGGTCGCGGGCCTGTGCAGCGGTCAAAAATTAGACAGCCAGACGCTTGCGACCTTTGGCGCGACGTGCGTTGATCACAGCGCGGCCACCGCGTGTTTTCATACGGACCAAAAAGCCATGGGTACGGGCGCGACGGGTTTTAGAAGGCTGGTAAGTGCGTTTCATGATTTTTCCAAAAAGCTAAGCCCTGAGAGATCAGGGAAACCAATGATTATCTCAAACTTTTG contains:
- a CDS encoding ribonuclease P protein component → MERLKQWSEFQAVMSAGSVARTPHFVLHQWQPPAKASTGSGFEETPTLFVDGVLMMGALTPKRWAKRAVTRNLIRRQIHAVSHEFEKGLKPTAYVIRLRATFSPQKFVSASSDVLKQAVREELKQLFGYVSAA
- the rpmH gene encoding 50S ribosomal protein L34; protein product: MKRTYQPSKTRRARTHGFLVRMKTRGGRAVINARRAKGRKRLAV